In Synechococcus sp. A18-25c, a single window of DNA contains:
- a CDS encoding tRNA-(ms[2]io[6]A)-hydroxylase: MTIAASTTPVEFKEASLTSTVSSIRWLAAPTSRLWVEQAIAKPMQVLIDHAHCERKAAGSAVQLMFRYLCEPGLGEVLSPLAREELAHFEQVLDLLKSRGRYLEPLRSSGYGADLAKQVRRGEPDRMLDSFLVAGLIEARSHERMALLAEHSPDQALRTLYGSLLQSEARHFGVYWVLCEQRYSRDVIVPRLQQLAQAEVEALCGELVHPDDVRMHSVGVDA, from the coding sequence ATGACCATCGCTGCATCCACAACCCCTGTTGAGTTCAAAGAGGCCTCTCTTACATCCACCGTGAGCAGCATTCGTTGGCTTGCTGCTCCGACTAGTCGTCTCTGGGTGGAGCAGGCGATCGCTAAGCCGATGCAGGTTCTCATCGACCATGCCCATTGCGAGCGCAAAGCGGCTGGCTCAGCTGTTCAGCTGATGTTTCGCTATCTGTGTGAACCTGGCCTCGGTGAGGTGTTGAGCCCGCTGGCGCGTGAAGAGCTTGCGCATTTTGAGCAGGTGTTGGATCTGCTCAAATCGCGTGGTCGTTACCTTGAGCCGTTGCGCTCATCAGGTTACGGAGCGGATCTTGCTAAGCAGGTGCGACGGGGGGAGCCTGATCGGATGCTGGATTCTTTCCTCGTTGCGGGCCTGATTGAAGCGCGCAGTCATGAACGCATGGCTCTGCTTGCAGAACACAGTCCTGACCAGGCGTTACGGACTCTTTATGGCAGCTTGCTTCAAAGTGAAGCTCGTCACTTCGGTGTGTATTGGGTTCTTTGCGAGCAACGGTATTCAAGAGATGTGATCGTGCCTCGTTTGCAGCAGTTGGCTCAGGCCGAAGTTGAGGCCTTGTGTGGAGAACTGGTGCATCCCGATGATGTGCGGATGCATTCCGTTGGTGTCGATGCCTGA
- the aroQ gene encoding type II 3-dehydroquinate dehydratase, whose amino-acid sequence MQLLLLNGPNLNLLGQREPGLYGHQTLDVIEQQLKERAAAAGVQLDSYQSNFEGALVERVHQAMGTVNGILINAGAFTHTSIALRDALLGVAIPYVELHLSNTQARESFRHQSYLADRAVGVVSGFGPFSYDLALDGLLNYLRQVEA is encoded by the coding sequence ATGCAACTGCTGCTGCTCAATGGGCCCAATCTCAATTTGCTCGGTCAGCGGGAGCCTGGCCTTTACGGTCACCAGACACTGGATGTGATCGAGCAACAACTCAAAGAGCGTGCTGCTGCTGCTGGGGTGCAACTGGATTCTTACCAGAGCAATTTTGAAGGTGCCCTCGTAGAGCGGGTTCACCAGGCGATGGGGACGGTCAACGGCATCTTGATCAATGCCGGTGCCTTCACCCACACATCCATCGCGTTACGCGACGCTTTGCTAGGCGTGGCCATTCCTTATGTGGAGCTCCACCTGAGTAACACCCAAGCGCGTGAGTCGTTTCGTCATCAGTCCTATCTGGCTGATCGTGCGGTTGGTGTGGTGAGCGGCTTTGGGCCTTTCAGCTACGACCTCGCTCTTGATGGGTTGCTGAATTACCTGCGTCAGGTGGAAGCATGA
- the glpK gene encoding glycerol kinase GlpK, with protein MAAPPLLLALDQGTSSSRAALYDDRGCPIASATAPLAIQYPADGWVEQDPMAIWESQRLAMSRLEQSLTPEQRSAVVACGITNQRETTILWRRSDGQPCGPALVWQDGRTADLCERWKQEGLEKEWRVRTGLLLDPYFSASKIHWLIQNEGAARRAANQEDLCFGTVESWLLWHLSGATRHCSDMSNASRTLLMDLKRREWVEPFCAQALLPTSALPTLVPCRGDFGAIAPGLPFAGVPIRALLGDQQAATLGQLCLEPGEAKCTYGTGAFLVVNTGRTIRRSDAGLLSTLGWTDEEGEPTYCLEGSLFNAGTVVQWLRDGLGIIETADEINRLANGVENSGGVMLVPAFTGWGTPHWDPGARGLLIGLTRDSGRAQIARAALDGIALSVAGLVQLAEQSIGHSLGELAVDGGAAASNPLLQAQADSTGLRVRRPAHLESTARGVALLAGVQSGVIADLSDLVSAQEQQTESFNPSMGTEERQAWLKRWNDAVARSLHWHG; from the coding sequence ATGGCTGCACCGCCACTCCTGCTGGCACTGGATCAAGGCACCAGTAGCTCCCGGGCCGCGCTCTACGACGACCGTGGGTGTCCGATCGCCAGTGCCACTGCTCCTCTAGCGATCCAATACCCCGCTGATGGCTGGGTGGAACAAGACCCCATGGCCATCTGGGAGAGCCAGCGTCTGGCGATGAGCCGTCTGGAGCAATCCCTGACTCCAGAACAACGCAGTGCTGTCGTCGCCTGCGGCATCACCAATCAACGCGAGACCACCATTCTTTGGCGCCGCAGCGATGGGCAGCCCTGCGGCCCAGCTCTGGTCTGGCAAGACGGCCGCACAGCTGATCTCTGCGAGCGATGGAAGCAGGAAGGTCTGGAAAAGGAGTGGAGAGTACGTACGGGGCTTCTTCTGGATCCCTACTTCAGCGCCAGCAAAATCCACTGGTTGATCCAGAACGAGGGGGCAGCCCGCCGAGCTGCCAACCAAGAGGATCTCTGCTTTGGAACAGTGGAGAGCTGGCTGCTGTGGCATCTGAGCGGGGCCACTCGGCATTGCTCCGATATGAGCAACGCCAGCCGCACGCTGTTGATGGACCTCAAGCGCCGGGAATGGGTGGAACCGTTCTGCGCGCAGGCCCTGCTTCCGACCAGTGCCCTGCCGACACTGGTGCCTTGCCGAGGTGATTTCGGCGCAATCGCGCCAGGGCTGCCGTTCGCGGGCGTGCCCATCCGCGCGCTTCTGGGTGATCAACAGGCCGCCACTCTCGGGCAGTTATGCCTTGAGCCTGGCGAAGCCAAATGCACCTACGGCACCGGTGCCTTCCTGGTGGTGAACACGGGCAGAACGATCCGCCGCAGTGATGCGGGACTGCTCAGCACGCTGGGCTGGACGGATGAAGAGGGTGAACCGACGTATTGCCTTGAAGGCAGCTTGTTCAACGCAGGCACCGTTGTTCAGTGGCTGAGGGATGGGCTCGGCATCATCGAAACCGCCGATGAGATCAACCGGCTCGCCAATGGGGTGGAGAACTCGGGAGGCGTGATGCTCGTCCCGGCGTTCACCGGCTGGGGAACCCCCCATTGGGATCCAGGCGCCCGTGGGCTGCTGATCGGATTAACCCGGGACAGCGGTCGTGCCCAGATTGCCCGTGCAGCACTCGACGGCATCGCCCTTTCGGTGGCTGGCCTGGTGCAGCTTGCAGAGCAGTCGATCGGCCACAGCCTGGGCGAGCTCGCAGTCGACGGTGGAGCAGCAGCCTCGAATCCCCTTTTGCAGGCGCAGGCCGACAGCACAGGTCTGCGCGTGCGACGTCCAGCCCACCTGGAAAGCACCGCGCGGGGAGTGGCATTGCTGGCAGGCGTGCAATCGGGAGTGATTGCCGATCTCAGTGATCTGGTCTCAGCGCAAGAGCAGCAGACCGAGAGCTTCAACCCCTCGATGGGAACGGAAGAACGACAAGCCTGGCTTAAGCGCTGGAACGATGCTGTCGCACGGAGTCTTCACTGGCATGGATGA
- a CDS encoding glycerol-3-phosphate dehydrogenase/oxidase → MDDTAYDLLIIGGGASGACVAYEAVRRGLRVALLEANDFASGTSSRSTKLLHGGVRYLELAFKTADRAQLRLVREALLERGHWLQQAPFLAHRLELALPTDCVIGQLYYRLGLGLYDALSGQAGIGNSRLLTKQQLQVALPQLRDDIRRGVAYSDGQFDDARLNLLLALTAEQAGAVVRNRMPVVALEKNSDGQVCGAISENARGERQRWRARTVVNATGLHADAVRRMAEGDCRERMLTSRGVHIVLKQNLCPERMGLLLPSTDDGRVLFMLPFFGGTLVGTTETACPQEQAAQPSDQEQTYLINYVKRWFPDMGDPEIGSCWAGGRPLLKPADADLNSSRVVREHEVETLPSGLVSVMGGKWTTCRPMAIDTLDAVAKQLDRPLPPAKRLPLLGSDVDPSKTSERLMQQRQQLSDLLPDSPWLQNQIEHLEGNHGLAAAELVNGWTVSQREPLSDVIPICEGELRHAVNAEHAHSVTDLLARRNRLAMVNCGEANRLTPAVRAILEECGRDESSALALDA, encoded by the coding sequence ATGGATGACACCGCTTACGACCTTCTGATCATCGGTGGCGGAGCCAGCGGTGCTTGCGTCGCCTATGAAGCCGTCCGCCGCGGCCTGCGGGTTGCGCTGCTCGAAGCGAATGACTTCGCCAGTGGCACCAGCTCCCGTAGCACCAAATTGCTGCATGGCGGTGTCCGCTATCTCGAGCTGGCTTTCAAAACCGCTGACCGAGCGCAGCTGCGCCTTGTGAGGGAAGCCCTGCTGGAACGCGGACACTGGTTGCAGCAAGCTCCATTTCTGGCCCATCGCCTGGAGCTCGCGCTACCGACCGACTGCGTGATCGGGCAGCTCTACTACCGCCTTGGGCTCGGTCTCTATGACGCCCTGTCTGGCCAGGCAGGAATCGGCAACAGCAGACTATTAACGAAGCAGCAGCTGCAGGTTGCCCTGCCCCAGCTTCGTGACGACATTCGCAGGGGAGTGGCCTACAGCGATGGACAATTCGACGATGCTCGCCTGAATCTGCTGCTGGCCCTGACCGCCGAGCAGGCCGGTGCTGTCGTGAGGAACCGCATGCCAGTCGTCGCACTGGAGAAGAACAGCGACGGGCAGGTGTGTGGCGCCATCAGCGAAAACGCACGCGGGGAACGTCAGCGCTGGCGTGCACGCACGGTGGTCAATGCCACCGGACTGCATGCTGATGCGGTGCGACGCATGGCAGAGGGGGACTGCCGTGAACGCATGCTCACGAGCCGCGGTGTTCACATCGTGCTCAAGCAGAACCTCTGTCCTGAACGGATGGGACTGCTGCTGCCCTCCACCGATGACGGACGGGTTCTGTTCATGTTGCCGTTCTTCGGGGGCACGCTGGTGGGCACCACTGAGACTGCCTGCCCTCAGGAGCAGGCGGCACAGCCGTCCGATCAGGAGCAGACCTACCTGATCAACTATGTGAAGCGATGGTTCCCTGACATGGGTGACCCCGAGATCGGCAGCTGCTGGGCGGGCGGCCGACCGCTCCTCAAACCCGCCGATGCCGATCTGAACAGCAGCCGTGTCGTGCGGGAGCACGAGGTGGAGACCCTGCCGAGTGGATTGGTGAGTGTGATGGGCGGTAAATGGACCACCTGCCGTCCAATGGCAATCGACACGCTGGATGCCGTTGCCAAGCAACTGGACAGGCCCCTGCCACCTGCCAAAAGGCTGCCTTTATTGGGATCCGACGTCGATCCATCCAAGACCTCAGAACGACTGATGCAACAACGTCAGCAACTGAGCGATCTGCTTCCTGACTCCCCCTGGCTTCAGAACCAGATCGAGCACCTGGAGGGCAATCACGGGCTGGCTGCAGCCGAGCTGGTGAACGGATGGACGGTCTCACAACGGGAACCACTGAGCGACGTGATTCCAATCTGTGAGGGAGAGCTTCGCCACGCCGTCAACGCAGAACATGCTCATAGCGTCACCGATCTGCTGGCACGACGGAATCGTCTGGCCATGGTGAACTGTGGCGAAGCGAACCGCCTCACACCAGCGGTGAGGGCGATTCTTGAAGAGTGCGGCAGGGATGAGAGCTCAGCGCTTGCTTTAGATGCTTGA
- a CDS encoding alpha-amylase family protein has product MSQKLPWWNGAVIYQLIVRSYADGNGDGIGDLQGLANRLPYLRWLGVEAIWLTPIYPSPLQDGGYDITDFKAIHPDLGDLSAFHRVLTAAHGQGIKVVMDLVMNHTSTLHPWFQRARWAPKGSPERDIYVWSDDPHRYADAPVLFRHFESSNWEWDEVAGQYYLHRFLRHQPDLNYDNPFVQEAMLDVVDFWIERGVDGFRLDAVPFLFEAEGTRCEGLPETHAFLKRLRERVNSHGRDVLLLGEAIQPLDEIAPYLMSDELHGAFNFVLTAHLFAAIASGAVKDLCSCLKEAQQTVRGCRWALPLRNHDELWLGDGHLVPEQVIQTIRAGLHQGQGHWLNWGINRRLAPLLNGDSGSNRVLHALLYSLPGMPCLYYGDELGMGDWPGLRDRDPNRTPMAWTPARNGGFSTAPDPLLVLPPITSPGYDYRVVNVEVQKQFPASLLNWHRRMLTCRRLLPALRHGDFELLHCTHPSVISYVRCDGGMTVLVAANLSAAGASLRLDLSRWRGERTREVLWGCEYPPASEAWFVYLPAHGYSWWLIGEVEDVIEVEDVPEAEHAPQPL; this is encoded by the coding sequence ATGAGTCAGAAGCTGCCGTGGTGGAACGGAGCCGTCATCTATCAGTTGATTGTGCGCAGCTATGCCGATGGCAATGGCGACGGAATTGGTGACTTGCAGGGGTTGGCCAACCGTCTCCCTTATCTGCGCTGGCTCGGCGTCGAAGCGATCTGGCTGACGCCCATCTATCCGTCACCGTTGCAGGACGGTGGGTATGACATCACCGATTTCAAGGCGATTCATCCCGACCTCGGAGATCTCTCTGCGTTTCATCGGGTGCTGACTGCAGCGCATGGGCAGGGCATCAAAGTGGTGATGGACCTGGTCATGAACCACACCAGCACCCTGCATCCCTGGTTCCAGCGAGCTCGTTGGGCTCCAAAGGGCAGTCCTGAACGCGACATCTATGTCTGGAGCGATGACCCCCATCGTTATGCGGATGCTCCGGTGCTGTTCCGTCATTTCGAGTCGTCCAACTGGGAGTGGGACGAGGTGGCTGGCCAGTACTACCTGCACCGGTTTTTGCGTCATCAGCCCGACCTGAACTACGACAACCCATTCGTCCAGGAGGCAATGCTGGATGTGGTGGATTTTTGGATCGAGCGAGGTGTGGACGGCTTTCGGCTGGATGCTGTGCCGTTTCTTTTTGAGGCCGAAGGCACCCGCTGTGAAGGTTTGCCTGAAACGCACGCGTTTCTGAAGCGTTTGCGAGAACGGGTCAATTCCCATGGCCGTGATGTGCTCCTGCTCGGGGAAGCCATTCAGCCCCTGGATGAGATCGCTCCTTATCTGATGTCAGATGAGCTGCATGGAGCGTTCAACTTCGTCTTAACCGCCCATTTGTTCGCTGCCATTGCCAGTGGTGCAGTCAAAGACTTGTGCTCCTGTCTGAAAGAGGCGCAGCAGACCGTGCGTGGATGCCGGTGGGCTCTGCCATTGCGCAATCACGACGAGCTTTGGCTGGGCGATGGCCATCTGGTCCCCGAACAGGTGATTCAGACCATTCGCGCTGGTCTTCATCAAGGTCAGGGGCACTGGCTCAACTGGGGCATTAATCGTCGTTTAGCCCCTCTCCTCAATGGCGATTCAGGTTCCAACCGGGTTCTGCATGCTTTGCTCTACAGCCTTCCCGGAATGCCTTGCCTCTACTACGGCGATGAGTTGGGCATGGGGGACTGGCCTGGACTGCGAGATCGCGATCCCAACCGCACTCCCATGGCGTGGACTCCAGCACGAAACGGCGGGTTCTCGACAGCACCCGATCCCCTGCTGGTGCTCCCACCGATCACCTCTCCGGGCTACGACTACCGCGTGGTGAATGTGGAGGTTCAGAAGCAGTTCCCTGCCTCACTGCTGAACTGGCATCGGCGCATGCTCACCTGTCGGCGGCTGCTACCTGCCCTTCGCCATGGTGACTTTGAACTGTTGCACTGCACCCATCCGAGTGTGATCAGCTACGTGCGCTGTGATGGCGGGATGACGGTGCTGGTGGCTGCCAACCTGTCTGCGGCGGGGGCCTCTCTGCGGCTCGACCTCAGCCGCTGGCGCGGTGAGCGAACCCGTGAGGTGCTCTGGGGCTGTGAATACCCGCCTGCATCAGAGGCGTGGTTTGTGTATCTGCCTGCCCATGGATACAGCTGGTGGCTGATCGGTGAGGTGGAAGACGTTATTGAAGTGGAGGATGTGCCGGAGGCCGAGCACGCCCCGCAACCCCTTTGA